The following are encoded in a window of Centroberyx gerrardi isolate f3 chromosome 1, fCenGer3.hap1.cur.20231027, whole genome shotgun sequence genomic DNA:
- the hnf4b gene encoding hepatic nuclear factor 4, beta — MKLTGTILNLDSSQYSTTVEGSCTVVEFDNLRVLPVETNTTVSAPTSPLSQPDGSRLLCSICADRATGKHYGASSCDGCKGFFRRSIRNNHTYTCRFSRQCVVDKDKRNQCRYCRLRKCFRAGMRKEAVQNERDRISSHRAEGQGGGTLSISVLLQAEASVHQFPAPVSPMSCDINTKKIACVGDVFESMKQQLLLLVEWAKLIPEFCSLPIDDRVVLLRAHSAEHLILGAARRSLPYNSLILLGNDFVIPPSGAEVEVCRVAFRIQEELVKPLRELDITDKEFACLRTIVFFAPDCPGLQSPQMVRQLRFQAQVLLDEATCEQRGRFGELLLMLPPLQSVAWQMVETLHLAQLLGEARMDSLLQEMLLGEGAKAGQGACMDFPLPSDNNLAQDPLGEHGGLPSNFTSVILPVPTLASLVPTQTGTEVYRHGEAASEPTASAHGIPVAPVHTCLRQTPQQAAATSPKSGGVLRGGAERQKPVKVNEHKDLM; from the exons ATGAAGTTGACTGGGACAATACTAAACCTGGACTCCAGTCAGTACAGCACCACCGTTGAAGGCTCCTGCACCGTGGTGGAGTTTGACAACCTGAGGGTGTTACCTGTGGAGACAAATACAACAG TGTCAGCACCCACCTCTCCACTGTCGCAGCCTGATGGAAGTAGGCTTTTGTGCTCCATATGTGCAGACAGGGCCACAGGCAAACATTACGGTGCATCTAGCTGTGACGGCTGCAAGGGTTTTTTCAGAAGGAGTATCCGCAACAACCACACCTACACCTGCAG GTTCAGCAGGCAATGTGTTGTGGACAAAGACAAAAGGAACCAATGTCGTTATTGCAGGCTACGAAAGTGTTTCAGAGCTGGAATGAGAAAGGAAG CCGTTCAGAACGAGCGAGACCGCATCAGCAGCCACAGAGCCGAGGGGCAGGGGGGGGGCACTCTGTccatcagtgtgctgctgcaGGCCGAGGCCAGTGTGCATCAG TTCCCAGCCCCGGTCTCGCCTATGAGTTGTGACATCAACACCAAGAAGATAGCCTGCGTGGGAGACGTGTTCGAGTCCAtgaagcagcagctcctcctgctgGTGGAATGGGCAAAGCTCATCCCAGAGTTTTGCAGCCTCCCGATAGACGACAGG gtagTGCTGTTACGAGCACACTCTGCTGAACATCTTATCCTAGGGGCGGCCAGGCGCTCTCTGCCTTACAACAGTCTCATCCTTCTAG GTAATGACTTTGTGATCCCACCGAGCGGTGCAGAGGTAGAGGTATGCAGAGTGGCTTTCCGTATCCAGGAGGAGCTGGTCAAGCCTCTAAGGGAGCTGGACATCACAGACAAAGAGTTTGCCTGCCTCAGAACCATCGTCTTCTTTGCCCcag ACTGTCCGGGATTGCAGAGTCCTCAGATGGTGCGGCAACTGCGTTTCCAGGCCCAGGTGTTGCTAGATGAGGCAACCTGTGAGCAGCGAGGCCGGTTTGGGGAGCTCCTGCTGATGCTGCCTCCCCTGCAGAGTGTGGCCTGGCAGATGGTGGAGACTCTCCACCTGGCACAGCTGCTGGGGGAAGCCAGGATGGACAGCCTGCTGCAGGAGATGCTGCTAGGGGAGGGAGCCAAAGCAGGGCAGGGAGCATGCATGG ATTTCCCCCTCCCTTCAGACAACAACCTGGCTCAAGACCCACTAGGTGAACATGGAGGTTTGCCTAGCAACTTCACCTCCGTCATCCTTCCTGTCCCCACAT TGGCTTCCCTGGTGCCCACACAGACTGGCACTGAGGTGTACAGACACGGTGAAGCTGCCAGTGAGCCCACAGCATCTGCCCACGGCATACCAGTGGCACCTGTCCACACCTGCCTCCGACAAACACCTCAACAAGCAGCAGCCACTTCACCAAAGAGTGGAGGAGTGCTGCGA GGTGGGGCTGAACGGCAGAAGCCAGTGAAAGTTAACGAGCATAAAGACCTGATGTGA